A single genomic interval of Flavihumibacter rivuli harbors:
- a CDS encoding Crp/Fnr family transcriptional regulator, producing the protein MSAELLLQSIQNHISLSETDVLALGKSFRARKLRKKHFILQEGEVLNHAIFVTQGCLRSYSVDKNGFEHILQFAPPGWWISDMKSFKRQEPATLYIDAIEDSEILMISKADLDQLYLAIPKLEHFFRVLAENALITFQHRLIDNLSLPAKDRYANFCSTYPTLIQLLPQKYVASYIGVTPEFLSKMLHQSARKS; encoded by the coding sequence ATGTCAGCTGAACTTCTTTTACAAAGCATCCAAAACCATATTAGCCTGTCGGAAACAGATGTGCTTGCTTTAGGGAAGTCATTCCGCGCCAGGAAATTGAGGAAGAAGCATTTTATCCTGCAGGAAGGTGAGGTCCTTAACCATGCGATCTTTGTAACGCAGGGATGCCTGCGCAGTTATTCAGTGGACAAGAATGGCTTTGAACATATCCTTCAGTTTGCGCCTCCCGGCTGGTGGATCAGCGATATGAAGAGCTTTAAAAGGCAGGAGCCAGCGACACTTTATATTGATGCTATTGAAGACAGTGAAATATTAATGATCAGCAAAGCCGATCTTGACCAACTATATCTCGCTATCCCAAAGCTGGAGCATTTCTTCAGGGTGCTTGCGGAAAATGCCCTCATAACCTTCCAGCACCGCCTGATCGATAACCTGAGCCTGCCGGCTAAGGATCGGTATGCTAATTTCTGTTCTACCTATCCAACCCTTATCCAACTACTTCCCCAGAAGTATGTTGCCTCTTATATTGGGGTGACCCCTGAGTTCCTTTCCAAGATGCTACACCAATCCGCCCGGAAAAGTTGA
- a CDS encoding GNAT family N-acetyltransferase, producing MKEEFIELPFERNDKGERFEMKVGNELAFIEFKQKDEKVYLIHTEVTPGLEGRGAATAVIEKTLQYLEANHYRLIPLCPLVVAYLKRHPEWNILVD from the coding sequence ATGAAAGAAGAATTTATCGAACTGCCATTTGAGCGCAACGACAAAGGGGAAAGGTTTGAAATGAAGGTAGGCAATGAACTGGCCTTCATTGAATTCAAGCAGAAGGACGAGAAGGTATACCTTATACATACAGAAGTGACTCCCGGCCTTGAAGGACGTGGCGCTGCCACTGCTGTTATCGAAAAGACGCTGCAGTACCTGGAAGCCAACCACTATCGACTCATTCCTTTATGCCCTTTGGTAGTAGCCTACCTGAAGCGGCACCCGGAATGGAACATACTTGTCGACTAA
- a CDS encoding YqgE/AlgH family protein: MSTITPAAGTVLIADPFLKDPNFMRTVVFLCEHQDEGSFGFVLNRKYDYTLDQLMASAEGMPIPVYYGGPVQMDTIHFLHQYPELIPGGFEVTDGIFWGGEFEKAIDLLKQGKIEANKIRFFIGYSGWGEGQLKTELQEKSWITSKGSRKLIFHKNLQEIWKDALRDLGGEYEQLVNYPIDPQLN; this comes from the coding sequence ATGAGTACCATAACCCCAGCAGCAGGTACAGTGTTGATCGCTGACCCCTTCCTGAAAGACCCCAATTTCATGCGAACGGTCGTGTTCCTGTGTGAACACCAGGACGAGGGCAGTTTTGGATTTGTACTCAACCGAAAATACGACTACACCCTTGACCAGTTGATGGCCAGCGCAGAGGGCATGCCCATTCCGGTTTATTATGGCGGTCCGGTACAGATGGATACCATCCATTTCCTTCACCAATACCCCGAATTGATACCCGGTGGCTTTGAAGTGACCGATGGTATTTTTTGGGGTGGGGAATTTGAAAAGGCTATTGACTTGCTCAAACAGGGTAAGATCGAAGCCAACAAGATCCGGTTCTTCATTGGCTATTCCGGTTGGGGGGAAGGCCAGTTAAAAACAGAATTGCAGGAAAAATCATGGATCACCAGCAAGGGTAGCAGGAAACTCATTTTCCACAAGAACCTGCAGGAAATCTGGAAAGATGCGCTGCGCGACCTGGGTGGCGAATATGAACAACTGGTCAATTACCCCATCGATCCTCAACTCAATTAA
- a CDS encoding S-adenosylmethionine:tRNA ribosyltransferase-isomerase, translating to MATSNIHPRSLKIEDFIYDLPEQRIAAYPLEQRDASKLLVYREGEIVEDKYLNLADHIEPGHLLVFNNTKVVEARLFFSKPSGGKIEVFCLEPHERYQDITSAMLQTGGVLWKCLVGGASKWKQDMVLTRETTVNGQPLILNAAMQERRSDTFVLELSWAPAHYSFAEVLHHFGVIPIPPYLKRDTESSDQERYQTIYAKWEGSVAAPTAGLHFTPAVFDKLAARQIEHCFVTLHVGAGTFKPVKSETMEGHEMHAEFMDVSKTTIEQLIQYAGKVIAIGTTSLRTLESLYWMGIKAGLNPDASIDELEIGQWDVYDHLSDHATSIQIALSQLLRWMEKNKTDRIIAKTQIMIAPGYELRMIEALVTNFHQPQSTLLLLVSAAIGDDWRQVYNYALEHDFRFLSYGDGSLLWKRSVNR from the coding sequence ATGGCAACATCAAATATACACCCGAGATCGCTGAAGATCGAAGATTTCATTTATGACCTCCCGGAGCAGCGCATTGCTGCATATCCACTGGAGCAAAGGGATGCATCGAAACTGCTGGTTTACAGGGAAGGGGAAATTGTTGAGGACAAATACCTGAACCTGGCCGACCATATTGAGCCGGGACATTTACTGGTCTTCAATAATACCAAGGTGGTGGAAGCCCGGCTTTTCTTTTCCAAGCCATCGGGTGGAAAGATTGAAGTGTTCTGCCTGGAACCCCATGAGCGTTACCAGGATATCACCTCTGCCATGCTCCAGACAGGGGGCGTATTATGGAAATGCCTGGTTGGTGGCGCCAGTAAATGGAAACAGGACATGGTGCTGACCAGGGAAACTACCGTTAACGGGCAACCGCTTATCCTGAATGCCGCCATGCAGGAAAGGCGGTCCGACACTTTTGTACTGGAGCTTTCGTGGGCACCGGCCCATTATTCCTTTGCAGAGGTGCTGCACCATTTTGGCGTGATCCCTATTCCTCCTTATTTAAAGCGTGACACTGAATCGAGTGACCAGGAAAGGTACCAGACCATTTATGCCAAATGGGAAGGATCCGTTGCGGCACCGACAGCCGGATTACATTTTACGCCGGCCGTTTTCGATAAACTGGCAGCCCGCCAAATTGAACATTGCTTCGTGACCCTTCATGTAGGGGCGGGAACTTTCAAGCCGGTAAAATCTGAAACCATGGAAGGCCATGAAATGCATGCGGAATTCATGGATGTCAGCAAGACTACTATTGAACAACTCATCCAATATGCCGGTAAAGTCATAGCAATTGGCACAACATCCCTGCGTACCCTTGAAAGTTTATATTGGATGGGCATCAAAGCAGGATTAAACCCGGATGCCAGTATAGATGAATTGGAGATCGGGCAATGGGATGTTTATGATCACCTGTCAGATCACGCTACTTCCATTCAGATTGCCCTTTCACAACTATTGCGTTGGATGGAAAAAAATAAAACAGACCGCATTATCGCCAAAACCCAGATCATGATCGCCCCTGGTTATGAGTTGCGCATGATCGAAGCCCTGGTAACCAATTTCCACCAGCCGCAATCCACACTCCTGCTCCTTGTCTCGGCTGCCATCGGCGATGACTGGAGACAGGTATACAATTACGCCCTGGAACACGACTTCAGGTTCCTTAGCTATGGGGATGGCAGTTTGTTATGGAAGAGAAGCGTGAACCGGTGA
- a CDS encoding pirin family protein: MNKAIERIFPKPARPGMVGDGFRVFNFIPGGGISQRRISPFLMLDFGAEFDFGPSPHPRGVDVHPHKGFETVTIAYKGCVAHHDSAGNSGVIYPGDVQWMTAGAGILHKEYHEEEFSKKGGPFEMVQLWVNLPKQYKLVEPHYQGITADQMGKYNIAGDGGVVNIIAGELNGVKGPAATYSPVNLFDIRLNAGGKLDFTVPASHNTALLVVNGDVEVNGTAAPKHSFVLFGNEGEAISISSQENSVVLVLSGEPINEPIASYGPFVMNTQEEIYEAIEEFQSGKFGVLD, encoded by the coding sequence ATGAATAAAGCGATAGAAAGAATTTTCCCGAAGCCTGCAAGACCAGGTATGGTAGGGGATGGGTTCCGTGTTTTTAATTTCATTCCCGGTGGCGGGATCAGCCAGCGCAGGATCAGTCCTTTCCTGATGCTGGATTTTGGGGCGGAGTTTGATTTTGGACCCTCACCCCATCCAAGGGGAGTGGATGTTCATCCCCATAAGGGTTTTGAAACAGTTACCATTGCCTATAAAGGTTGTGTAGCACACCATGACAGCGCAGGCAATAGCGGTGTTATCTATCCCGGGGATGTTCAATGGATGACAGCCGGTGCAGGCATCCTGCATAAGGAATACCATGAAGAGGAGTTTTCAAAGAAGGGTGGACCTTTTGAAATGGTGCAGCTTTGGGTTAACCTGCCAAAACAATACAAACTGGTGGAGCCGCATTACCAGGGCATTACCGCTGATCAAATGGGCAAGTACAATATTGCCGGGGATGGCGGTGTGGTCAATATAATTGCAGGTGAGTTGAATGGTGTGAAGGGACCAGCAGCAACCTATTCCCCTGTGAATCTTTTTGATATTCGCCTGAATGCTGGTGGAAAACTTGACTTCACTGTGCCTGCCAGTCATAATACCGCCTTGCTGGTGGTAAATGGGGATGTAGAAGTAAATGGTACAGCTGCCCCCAAGCATAGCTTTGTGCTTTTTGGCAATGAAGGAGAAGCCATTTCAATCAGCAGCCAGGAGAACAGTGTAGTGCTTGTTTTAAGTGGGGAACCAATCAATGAGCCGATAGCCAGTTATGGTCCTTTTGTGATGAATACCCAGGAAGAGATCTACGAGGCAATTGAGGAATTCCAATCCGGCAAGTTCGGTGTATTGGATTAA
- the mraZ gene encoding division/cell wall cluster transcriptional repressor MraZ has product MIGFLGEYEATLDAKGRFLLPAGLKKQMPEGEVRFVINRGFEKCLTLYPMQSWEPIYKEISKLNDFDPKVREFRRYFLNGATEVEPDSAGRLLLPPNLKEHAGLEKDIVLVSAVNKIEIWDAGKYKQFFDSFSPEAFSNLAQQVMAKANEPGQ; this is encoded by the coding sequence ATGATAGGTTTTCTCGGGGAATACGAAGCAACACTGGACGCCAAAGGGCGCTTCCTCTTACCGGCAGGGCTGAAAAAGCAGATGCCGGAAGGTGAGGTACGCTTCGTCATCAACCGGGGGTTTGAGAAGTGCCTGACACTGTATCCCATGCAAAGTTGGGAACCGATATATAAGGAGATCAGCAAGCTGAACGATTTTGACCCCAAAGTAAGGGAATTCAGAAGGTATTTCCTGAATGGGGCAACGGAGGTGGAACCGGATTCAGCAGGACGCTTGCTGCTGCCGCCGAACCTGAAGGAGCATGCGGGGCTGGAGAAAGACATCGTACTGGTGTCGGCGGTAAACAAAATTGAAATTTGGGATGCTGGTAAGTACAAACAGTTCTTTGACTCTTTCTCACCCGAGGCATTTAGCAACCTGGCGCAACAGGTGATGGCTAAAGCCAATGAACCCGGACAATAG
- a CDS encoding sensor histidine kinase → MKRIFPLIIILVSLSLVGIIVIQVSWLRSMLVIKEDHLAERVIKAMDQTGQELMAQKGTLPSLKNKRLRPNITWPSDQLMMELMKPSTISEKFTTFEVEEKLRKNFDANGLKDTRFEFVITSDAGFLTYDELRSKGFDKVIDDTLRNRQFIYPLQVPGGSNLEGLVPEEVMMVIVPNVKHIVLRQLRWMIGGAILFTLILLAAFYVTVSALLRQKKLSEIKNDFINNMTHEFKTPLATISLAVDALRTEKVSQDKDKMQYFTGIIKEENRRMNKQVETILQAALMDRQEISLNKKPVHVHEVIEQVLENFDLQLQHKNGHAIVDLNAKKDLIHADEVHFTNLINNLVDNAVKYSRDNLVLKISTTSTAKGVQIRIEDNGIGMSKESVKRIFEKFYRVHTGNLHNVKGFGLGLSYVKTIVEAHNGKIKVESALGKGTAFTIELPFES, encoded by the coding sequence ATGAAGCGGATCTTTCCCCTGATCATCATACTGGTTTCCCTTTCCCTTGTGGGTATCATTGTTATCCAGGTGTCCTGGCTGCGATCCATGTTGGTAATTAAAGAAGACCACCTCGCTGAAAGGGTGATCAAGGCAATGGACCAGACCGGCCAGGAGTTGATGGCACAGAAGGGTACGCTTCCCTCGCTGAAGAACAAAAGGCTGAGACCTAATATTACCTGGCCATCGGACCAGTTGATGATGGAGTTAATGAAGCCTTCCACTATTTCAGAGAAGTTCACCACATTTGAAGTAGAGGAAAAACTGAGAAAGAACTTCGATGCCAATGGCCTCAAAGATACCCGATTCGAATTTGTGATCACTTCCGACGCCGGCTTTTTAACATATGATGAATTAAGGTCAAAAGGTTTCGATAAGGTGATCGACGATACACTCAGGAACCGCCAATTCATCTATCCCTTGCAGGTGCCCGGTGGCTCCAACCTCGAAGGCCTTGTACCGGAAGAGGTCATGATGGTGATCGTGCCAAATGTTAAGCATATCGTACTGCGGCAGCTGAGATGGATGATCGGGGGTGCCATATTGTTCACGCTGATCTTGCTGGCGGCATTCTATGTAACGGTTAGTGCTTTGTTGCGCCAGAAGAAGCTCAGTGAGATCAAGAATGATTTCATCAACAACATGACCCATGAGTTCAAGACGCCATTGGCTACCATATCCCTTGCAGTTGATGCGTTGAGAACGGAAAAGGTTTCGCAGGACAAGGATAAAATGCAGTATTTCACCGGTATCATCAAGGAAGAGAACAGGAGGATGAATAAACAGGTGGAGACCATCCTGCAGGCCGCCTTAATGGACAGGCAGGAGATCAGCCTGAATAAGAAGCCTGTTCATGTGCATGAAGTGATTGAGCAGGTTTTAGAGAATTTTGACCTCCAGTTGCAACACAAGAATGGTCATGCCATTGTTGACCTAAATGCCAAAAAGGACCTAATCCATGCCGATGAAGTGCATTTTACCAACCTTATCAATAACCTGGTGGATAATGCGGTTAAGTATTCCCGTGACAACCTGGTCTTGAAAATATCTACTACCAGCACTGCAAAGGGGGTGCAGATTAGGATTGAGGATAACGGTATCGGTATGAGCAAGGAAAGTGTGAAGCGGATCTTTGAGAAATTCTATCGCGTCCATACCGGGAACCTCCACAACGTAAAAGGTTTCGGCCTGGGACTTAGCTATGTGAAAACGATCGTGGAAGCCCATAACGGTAAGATAAAGGTGGAAAGTGCATTGGGTAAGGGAACGGCTTTTACAATTGAACTTCCATTCGAGTCCTGA
- a CDS encoding pirin family protein: protein MRKAIEHILLGREKAITREETVLQPLPHKDFRFASPFILLHHKLPELIRPGSRQRIHPHPHRGFAPVTFMLQGEGYHKDNAGHEGNLQAGDVQWMFAGKGLLHSEGPSQRILNEGGVQEFVQLWINVPAARKWDEPSYQTAYRHQMPQVLQQEGVNFRLASGAFDGAIGPIDTFTPIISVIGEMEERSRVQMEAKPGYWTLLYVIRGKLVVNMEPVEAHHLVVFEKGNDEIIISAEEPSQLLFLSGEPINEPVAAKDNFVMNTVEEVDQAIADAKNGLFGTLDY, encoded by the coding sequence ATGCGAAAAGCCATTGAGCATATCCTGCTGGGCAGGGAGAAAGCCATTACCAGGGAAGAGACAGTGCTGCAGCCTCTGCCGCACAAGGATTTCAGGTTTGCCAGCCCGTTTATCCTGCTGCACCACAAATTGCCTGAGCTCATCCGGCCGGGATCCCGTCAAAGGATCCATCCTCATCCCCACAGGGGCTTTGCCCCGGTTACATTTATGTTGCAGGGCGAAGGCTACCATAAGGACAATGCAGGTCATGAAGGTAACTTGCAGGCAGGGGATGTTCAATGGATGTTTGCAGGGAAAGGGTTGTTACATAGTGAAGGGCCTTCTCAACGGATATTAAACGAAGGAGGTGTGCAGGAGTTTGTGCAGTTATGGATCAATGTGCCGGCGGCAAGGAAATGGGACGAACCCAGTTACCAGACTGCTTATCGCCACCAGATGCCGCAAGTGCTGCAGCAGGAAGGGGTGAATTTCAGGCTGGCCAGTGGAGCGTTTGATGGTGCCATAGGGCCCATTGATACCTTTACCCCGATCATTTCAGTAATTGGTGAAATGGAAGAAAGGAGCAGGGTGCAAATGGAAGCGAAGCCCGGTTATTGGACACTGCTATATGTAATCAGGGGAAAGCTGGTGGTGAATATGGAGCCTGTTGAGGCGCATCACCTGGTGGTATTCGAAAAAGGGAATGACGAGATCATTATCAGTGCAGAAGAACCCTCCCAATTATTGTTCTTGTCGGGAGAGCCTATCAATGAGCCGGTAGCCGCAAAGGATAATTTTGTGATGAATACAGTTGAAGAAGTTGACCAGGCGATCGCTGATGCAAAAAATGGTCTTTTCGGGACCCTTGACTATTAA
- a CDS encoding mucoidy inhibitor MuiA family protein, producing the protein MDKRIAFHLILVVLGYALPVVAQNKKVNAETQVQSVTVYLSGAQVFRSGSVTVPAGRSEIILDGISSDIEQQSIQVEMEGDLTILAVGMRKNFLDEKTLREEVKQLEVKRDGIQEQIDRQNKMLEIYKQEENMLVKNQAIAGTSVVLKPAELKASLDFQRTRLEEVLAKQLEIQKMVKDLAKEKDKIVLQLQELNQRKNEAINEVYALTEAARPVQTKLTASYVVKKAGWYPTYTVRVKDIGSPLELQFNANVYQSSGEKWKEVKVALSSGNPNTNNEKPSIEPWYLRFIDPSVRYSPMPAFGGNAALMGRVVDDKGAPIANASVIIKGSSSGVVSDADGIFRLSNVVPGTELVVSSLGYESRSITAVKGFLTVPLDLSSSALQEVVVMGYAAGSVASDEPQRNVSTTTMKSKPVTVTTVYQPTTTRFDISQPYTIEADGKVNIIEVKRVTMAAQYEYYAAPKLDEAAYLTAKVVNWQEFDLLAGEAGLIYEGSFLGKSYLDPASQGDTLKLSLGKDDGVIVKRKLINEYREKKMIGSNKKDTRAYELLVRNNKPVPISLVLQDQLPIATSKDIEVDDTEYKGGKLDEETRVVTWNINLAQRQEQKYTIKFSVKYPRDKTLQLD; encoded by the coding sequence ATGGACAAACGAATTGCTTTCCACCTTATCCTCGTGGTGCTTGGCTATGCACTTCCTGTTGTTGCCCAGAACAAAAAGGTAAATGCCGAAACCCAGGTCCAATCGGTTACAGTCTACTTGAGCGGGGCACAGGTATTCAGGTCAGGTTCAGTAACGGTGCCTGCGGGTAGGTCTGAGATCATCCTGGATGGTATATCCTCCGATATTGAGCAGCAAAGCATACAGGTTGAAATGGAAGGCGACCTTACCATTCTTGCGGTTGGTATGCGGAAGAACTTCCTGGATGAGAAGACCCTGAGGGAAGAGGTGAAGCAATTAGAGGTCAAGCGGGACGGCATACAGGAACAGATCGACCGCCAGAACAAGATGCTGGAAATATACAAGCAGGAAGAGAATATGCTGGTCAAGAACCAGGCTATTGCGGGCACCAGTGTGGTGCTCAAACCGGCAGAGTTAAAGGCTTCCCTGGACTTCCAGCGGACCAGGCTGGAAGAAGTGCTGGCGAAACAATTGGAGATCCAGAAAATGGTTAAGGACCTGGCAAAGGAGAAAGATAAGATCGTTCTTCAATTGCAAGAGCTTAACCAGCGGAAAAATGAAGCGATCAATGAGGTCTATGCCCTTACGGAGGCTGCCCGACCGGTGCAGACCAAATTGACTGCCAGTTACGTGGTAAAGAAGGCAGGCTGGTATCCTACATACACGGTCAGGGTTAAGGATATCGGATCGCCCCTTGAATTGCAGTTCAATGCCAATGTGTACCAGTCTTCAGGAGAGAAATGGAAGGAGGTAAAAGTGGCCTTGTCCTCCGGTAACCCGAACACCAATAATGAGAAACCTTCCATCGAACCATGGTACCTGAGGTTTATTGACCCTTCCGTCAGGTATTCGCCCATGCCTGCTTTTGGAGGTAATGCCGCATTGATGGGGAGGGTAGTGGATGATAAGGGAGCCCCTATCGCTAATGCTTCTGTAATTATAAAAGGGTCTTCGTCAGGAGTTGTATCTGATGCGGATGGGATATTCAGGTTGTCCAATGTAGTGCCGGGAACTGAGCTCGTTGTCAGCTCGTTGGGTTATGAAAGCCGGTCGATCACTGCAGTGAAAGGATTCCTGACCGTCCCTCTTGATTTGTCTTCTTCAGCACTTCAGGAAGTGGTAGTAATGGGCTATGCGGCTGGAAGTGTTGCCAGTGATGAACCCCAAAGGAATGTATCCACTACAACAATGAAATCGAAGCCGGTTACTGTAACAACGGTTTACCAGCCTACAACCACCAGGTTTGATATCTCGCAGCCCTACACTATTGAAGCAGATGGGAAAGTGAATATCATTGAAGTGAAGCGGGTAACCATGGCAGCGCAATATGAATACTATGCGGCACCTAAACTGGATGAGGCGGCCTATCTTACTGCCAAAGTGGTGAACTGGCAGGAGTTTGACCTCCTGGCAGGAGAGGCAGGCCTTATTTACGAAGGAAGTTTTCTTGGAAAGTCCTACCTGGACCCGGCTTCACAGGGGGATACCCTTAAACTCTCACTAGGTAAGGATGATGGGGTGATCGTGAAACGCAAGCTGATCAATGAATACAGGGAGAAGAAAATGATCGGCAGCAACAAGAAGGATACTCGGGCATATGAACTGTTGGTGAGGAATAATAAACCGGTGCCCATTAGCCTTGTATTGCAGGATCAATTGCCTATTGCCACCAGCAAGGACATCGAGGTGGATGATACAGAATACAAAGGTGGAAAGCTGGATGAGGAAACAAGGGTAGTGACCTGGAATATTAACCTGGCCCAAAGGCAGGAACAAAAATATACCATTAAGTTTTCGGTTAAGTATCCGCGTGACAAGACCCTGCAGTTGGATTAG
- the atpC gene encoding ATP synthase F1 subunit epsilon — MNLEILTPERKLYSGEVYGVQLPGVDGLFEVLEKHAPMVSALKAGKLKVLKDKSQSESASYSIQGGFVEVFNNKVTVLVEGAVPADSSR, encoded by the coding sequence ATGAATCTAGAGATATTAACTCCTGAACGCAAACTCTATAGCGGCGAAGTGTACGGTGTACAATTGCCGGGCGTGGATGGCCTGTTCGAAGTGCTGGAGAAGCACGCTCCAATGGTGAGCGCACTGAAAGCCGGTAAGCTGAAGGTGTTGAAGGATAAAAGCCAGTCCGAATCTGCCAGCTACTCTATCCAGGGAGGCTTTGTAGAGGTGTTCAATAATAAAGTGACCGTGTTGGTTGAAGGAGCGGTTCCCGCTGATTCTTCCCGTTAA
- the atpD gene encoding F0F1 ATP synthase subunit beta, with protein MSTKGKIKQIIGAVLDVQFDGKLPEILSALEVKRENGESLVLEVQQHLGEDSVRCIAMDGTEGLVRGMEVVDTGRPITMPIGDGINGRLFNVTGDPIDGLPAVSKTNGRAIHAKPPAFENLSTATEVLYTGIKVIDLIEPYAKGGKIGLFGGAGVGKTVLIQELINNIAKGYGGLSVFAGVGERTREGNDLMREMIEAGIMKYGEGFKHSMEEGGWDLEKVNLEELKESKATFVFGQMNEPPGARARVALSGLTIAEYFRDGDGTGKGKDILFFVDNIFRFTQAGSEVSALLGRMPSAVGYQPTLASEMGLMQERITSTKNGSITSVQAVYVPADDLTDPAPATTFAHLDATTVLSRKIADLGIYPAVDPLDSTSRILTPLIVGDAHYNTANRVKLILQRYKELQDIIAILGMDELSDEDKMTVQRARKVQRFLSQPFHVAEQFTGLKGVFVSIEDTIRGFNMIMDGEVDEYPEAAFNLVGTIEDAIEKGKKLLAQAQG; from the coding sequence ATGTCAACTAAAGGAAAGATCAAACAAATCATCGGTGCCGTACTGGACGTACAGTTCGATGGCAAACTGCCCGAAATTCTGAGTGCCCTTGAAGTAAAGCGCGAAAATGGCGAATCCCTGGTGCTGGAAGTACAGCAACACCTCGGTGAAGACAGTGTTCGTTGTATTGCCATGGACGGTACAGAAGGCCTGGTACGTGGAATGGAAGTTGTTGACACCGGCAGGCCCATTACCATGCCTATCGGTGATGGTATCAATGGCCGTCTGTTCAATGTAACCGGTGACCCCATTGATGGATTGCCTGCAGTTTCGAAGACCAATGGCCGTGCCATTCACGCCAAGCCGCCGGCATTCGAGAACCTGAGTACTGCTACCGAGGTACTGTACACTGGTATCAAGGTAATTGACCTTATCGAACCTTACGCAAAAGGCGGTAAGATCGGTCTGTTCGGTGGTGCGGGTGTAGGTAAAACCGTATTGATCCAGGAACTGATCAACAATATCGCTAAGGGTTACGGTGGTCTGTCCGTATTCGCTGGGGTAGGTGAGCGTACCCGTGAAGGTAATGACCTGATGCGCGAAATGATCGAAGCAGGAATTATGAAATACGGTGAAGGTTTCAAGCACAGCATGGAAGAAGGCGGATGGGACCTGGAGAAAGTGAACCTTGAAGAGCTGAAGGAATCCAAGGCTACCTTCGTGTTCGGCCAGATGAACGAACCCCCCGGAGCCCGTGCACGTGTTGCCCTGAGTGGTCTGACCATCGCTGAATACTTCCGTGATGGAGATGGTACCGGTAAAGGAAAGGACATCCTGTTCTTCGTAGATAATATCTTCCGTTTCACCCAGGCCGGTTCTGAGGTGTCTGCCCTGTTGGGTCGTATGCCTTCTGCGGTAGGTTACCAGCCAACCCTGGCCTCTGAAATGGGCCTGATGCAGGAGCGTATTACTTCAACCAAGAATGGTTCAATTACTTCCGTACAGGCGGTTTACGTACCTGCGGATGACTTGACCGACCCCGCTCCGGCTACTACCTTCGCCCACCTCGATGCCACTACCGTATTGAGCCGTAAGATCGCTGACCTTGGTATCTATCCTGCGGTTGACCCGCTGGATTCTACCAGCCGTATCCTTACCCCATTGATCGTTGGTGATGCCCACTACAATACCGCTAACCGCGTAAAGCTGATCCTCCAGCGTTATAAGGAACTGCAGGATATCATTGCGATCCTTGGTATGGATGAATTGAGCGATGAAGATAAGATGACCGTACAGCGTGCCCGTAAAGTGCAGCGTTTCCTCAGCCAGCCTTTCCACGTAGCTGAGCAGTTCACCGGTCTGAAGGGTGTATTCGTAAGCATCGAAGACACTATCCGCGGATTCAACATGATTATGGATGGTGAAGTGGATGAGTATCCTGAAGCTGCATTCAACCTGGTAGGTACCATCGAAGATGCTATCGAAAAGGGTAAGAAGCTGTTGGCCCAGGCACAAGGATAA